One window from the genome of Lathyrus oleraceus cultivar Zhongwan6 unplaced genomic scaffold, CAAS_Psat_ZW6_1.0 chrUn0035, whole genome shotgun sequence encodes:
- the LOC127112074 gene encoding transcription termination factor MTEF1, chloroplastic produces the protein MAIIELYPKFFFSQNPIPKPFISPNFNPKNTLSHQILKPIAQFSHQPIITTPNRGIIFREKVLYLLRLKVNPEKAFKLNPTLRTCPLRTLKSVEQCLSSIGIHRSEMGRILDMLPSLLTCEPHNDIYPLLDFLLNEVNIPYHDVQKSILRCPRLLVSCIETRLRPALYFLRELGFVGPHSLTCQTTLLLVSSVEDTLLPKVEFLMGLGFTRVEVSNMIVRSPGLLTLSVNNNLIPKVDFFLNEMNGDLKLIVT, from the coding sequence ATGGCGATAATTGAACTATATCCCAAATTCTTCTTCTCCCAAAACCCAATTCCCAAACCCTTCATAAGCCCTAATTTCAATCCCAAAAACACCTTATCCCATCAAATCCTCAAACCAATTGCTCAATTTTCTCACCAACCAATAATCACCACTCCAAACCGTGGCATAATCTTCCGGGAAAAAGTTCTATACCTCCTGAGACTCAAAGTAAACCCAGAAAAAGCCTTCAAACTAAACCCTACACTCCGAACTTGTCCTCTACGAACCCTAAAATCGGTTGAACAATGTCTTTCATCAATTGGCATACACAGAAGCGAAATGGGTCGAATCCTCGACATGCTTCCTTCACTTCTCACGTGCGAACCACACAACGACATTTACCCCCTTCTCGATTTTCTTCTCAACGAGGTTAACATTCCTTACCATGATGTTCAAAAATCAATCTTGCGGTGTCCTAGGTTGTTGGTGAGTTGCATAGAGACTCGATTAAGACCTGCACTTTATTTTTTGAGGGAATTAGGGTTTGTTGGGCCTCACTCTCTCACGTGCCAAACCACATTGCTTTTGGTTTCGAGTGTTGAGGATACCCTTTTGCCTAAAGTTGAGTTTTTGATGGGTTTGGGGTTCACACGTGTGGAGGTTTCGAATATGATTGTTAGGTCTCCTGGGTTGTTGACTCTTAGTGTAAATAACAATTTGATTCCTAAAGTTGATTTTTTCTTGAATGAGATGAATGGTGATCTTAAGCTTATTGTAACATGA